The genome window GCCGAGCTGCTCCAGGCGGAGGGCGAGCACCGGATCGTCATTGGTGTAGGCGAACACGGTAAAGCCCCGCCCGACGAGCTGCTCCGTTGCCTCCACCAGTTCGACGGCGTCGGGCAGCAGCGTCTGCTCATCCGCAATAACTTCCAGCTTCACCCAGTTCGTCTCCAGCGCCTCCCTGCCCAGTTCGGCGGTCAGCACTGCCTCCCGGGCCGTGAAGCAGCCCGCGGTGTTAGGCAGGATTCTCATCCCCTGTCCCTCAAGCAACTGGAACAGACTAGCGCCCGCTTGTGGCGTGTAGCGCCGCATGGCCACCGTCGTCAGCTCTGTGCCCGAGGCCGCCAGTGCTTCGCCCAGTCCGTCCACGCTGGGAGCTCCCCCCGTCCCCATGATCAGTCGGGATGCGAGCGCTATCCCGTCGATCACCAGCGGGTCAGCGGGCTGGGGTGCCAAGTTCTCCTGCACCTTAAAGTTCCCCTGCACGTTAGTGTTTTCCTGCACGTTAGTGTTTTCCTGCAACTCAGCCTCCCTGTACTGCTGTGACGAGTTCGATGTCGTCGCCATCGGCCAACTGCAGGCCCGCCCACTGGCTGCGCGGCACCACTGTGGCATTCACCGCGACGGCCACGCCAAGACGGGCTCCGTCTGCAGGCTGCCCGGACGGCGCCAGGGGCCTGCCGGTATGTTCTGCGACCAGCTGAAGCAGGTCGGCAGCCGCCGTCGATAGCGTTTCGCCGTTCACCGTAACGGTGCGGGCGGCCTGTACTTGTTGAGTGCTCATACACTTCCCTTCTGGAACCTGTCGGGCCGGTACCGCTCATGGCCTGCCGGCAGCGGCTTGCCTTCCGCAAGATCAATGCAAGCGGCCGCCGCAGCGGGGGTCAGCAGCACCCCGTGCCGGAAGAAGCCTGTGGCCACGATGAGGCCGTCGTTTCCCGGGACACAGCCCATCAGCGGCGCGTTGTCCGGCGTGCCCGGACGGGCCCGGCAAAGCACTTCCTCCAGCTCAAGTTCTGCTACGGCCGGAATCAACTGCTGCGCATCCCGGAGCAGCTGATAGACACCGCCCGCGGACACCGCACCGCTGCCGTCCTCCCTCATTGTGGCGCCGATAACCACTGTCCCGTCTTCGCGCGGCACCACGTACACCGCATGACCGCGGACCAGTCCACGCACGGTGGCGTTGAGCAGCGGCCTCAAGGTCGTCGGCACGCGCAGCCGGAGGATGTCGCCGTACACGGGACGCAGTGGAAGCGGGACGGGCAGTCCCTCGAGGGTTGCTGCGTCAAGCCCGTTGGCAACAACGGTGGAGCGGGCACGAACGGCACTGCCGTCGTCGAGCATTACCCCCGTCACCGTCGTCCCGCTGCGCTGGAGCGCAGTGGCGCGCATCCCGATGACCTGCCCCCGAGCGCGAACCGCAACGAGCAGCGACTCTGCGAGCTTCCGTGGATCCACCTGGTGGTCACCGGCGGCACGAAATGCACCGGTTGGTGCCGGCCCGATCAGGGGTTCGGAGCGGCGCACCTCGCGCACCGGAAGCTGTTCGACATCAAGTCCGTGCAGTTTCTGCACCTCGCGGAGGTCCGCGAGGGACTGCCGGTCAGCCGCATCGACGGCGAGCACCACGGTCCCGGTCCCGCGGTATTCGGGATCGATGCCGGTCCACTCGAGGGAGGCTAGGAACTCCGGGTAACGGGCTGCCGAGTCGAGAGTCAACTGCAGGAGGTGTTCCTCGCGGTAGTGCAGTTCACTGGCCGGCGCGATCATGCCGGCGGCGGCGTGGGTGGCTCCGGTCGCGGGCGCCGGATCGATCACGACGGCGGTCAGGCCCCTGCGGAGAGCTTCCCACGCAATACCCAGCCCTACGATCCCACCGCCGACGACGGCGACATCCACCTCTGTTTCCACAGGAGTCCTTCCCTACGCCGGCATGACCCGGATCAGGTTTGTTGTTTCCACAACGCGGTCGGCGCCGAACGCCCTCTCAGCCGTTGGCACTGAACCAAGTCAGCGCGGCACGGCTCCCGCAGTACCCCCTTATTGTAGGTGGCATGCAAACTTCCGCCGCTCGCCTGTACCTGTGCACCGATTCCCGCCCGCAACAAAACGACTTCGCCGACTTCGTCGACGCAGCATTCGCCGGCGGTGTGGACATCATCCAGTTGCGGGACAAGAACCTGGAAGCGGCGGAAGAACTCGAGGTTCTGGAGGTGCTCCGGGCAGCCGCAGTGGCGCATGGAAAGCTCTGGGCCGTGAACGACCGCGCCGATATCGCCGCCGCAAGCGGCGCACCGGTCCTGCACGTTGGTCAGCGGGATCTTCCGCCCGGTATTGCCCGGCCTTTCCTGCACGACGGCGGCATCCTGGGCCTGTCGACACACTCCCCGGTCGAGGCTGCTGCTGCGGCGGCAAACCCGAACGTGGACTACTTCTGCGTCGGGCCCCTGTGGGCTACGCCCACCAAGCCCGGGAGGGCCGCCGTCGGACTCGAGTTGGTGCAGGAAGCAGCGCGTCTGGAGCAGGCGCACGAAGCCGAAGGCCGGGCGCTCAAGCCCTGGTTCGCCATCGGCGGGATCGACCAGCAGAATATAGGCGACGTGATTGAGGCAGGCGCGAGCCGCGTCGTCGTCGTTCGCGCCATCACTGAGGCGACGGACCCCAAAGCGGCTGCCCAGGCACTGCGTGCGGAGCTTCCCGCCTAGCTATTGTCTGCCCGCTCAACGCGTTTCAACAATTTTTCAAAGCGAGGGACGCATACGGGCCAAGAATGTCGGAGGCGGGTGATGGACTGTAGTCATGGCTCAGGCGACGGCTACCAAGGATCTCCGCTCCGATGGTGCGGCCTCCCTTGAACCTGCGCGCATTGCGGTAGGGAGTGGTGCGCGCGAGAGTGATGCCCGCGGGGAAGCCAGTGCGCGGTGCTCGTGTGGGCGGCCGTACCTGTGTACGGGCCTGTTTTGTCCGGGCCCGCCGCGGTACTGCAACGGGTTCGAGCTGGACTCCACCACCGATGAGGAAGAACGCGCCCGGGTTGAGGCAGCTGAGCCGGAGACGCTGATGCGGATGCTCGCCACCTCGAACCCATGGTTGCAGGGGCTGCCCGACGCCCTTGATCTGCTGCTGGCGGCGGACCGGTTGGAGTCGTGGGTGGCAGCGCAGAAGGTTGCGCTGACTGCTCAGGTCTTCCGTCAGGTCGACGGGCACGAAGCCGGCCGTACCGGTGAAGAGCACCCGCCGGGGACTCATCCGCTGGCCGCTGAGGAGATTGCGCCTTTGCTGCGGGTACCCGGCCGGACGGCGCATCGAATGCTTCGGAACTCGCTACGCCTGGCTGATGATCTTCCCGCCACCTGGGAGGCTCTGGAAGCCGGTAGCATCACTACCGCGCAGGCCCGGGTGATCGTGGAGGAATCCTCCTTCATCCCGGCCCACGCGGTGCCACACTTCGAAGAGACGATCCTGGAAACCGCGGCCATGTTGACTCCACCGAAGCTTGCGCGGCGGTGCCGGCGGCTGCGGGAGGAACTGCATCCGGATTCCATTGTCGAACGGGCCAACCGGGCGCGGAAGGCCCGGGACGTGACCGTGCAGCCGGACCAGGACGGGATGGCCTGGCTTTCGGCGTACCTGCCCGCCGAGCAAGCCGTCGGTATTTTCAACCGGGTCGACACCGCCGCCCGTTCCCTCCAAGGACCCGAGGAACACCGTACCCTTGCCCAGCTCCGTGCCGACGTTTTCACGGACGTGCTCACCCACACCTGCACAGGGAACCCGGAGAAGGGCACCGGGTACCGCGGCATCGGAGCTTCGGTCTACGTCACCGTCCCGGTCATGACCCTGCTCGGCCACCGCCGGCAGGACTGGCAACACGCCAAGGCCGAGAATCCGGACAACGCAGCGAACCGGAACGGCGCGACCACCGATGACACCCCGCCCTCGGTCGAAGGCTGTGCGAACGGTCTGCTGGACGGGCACGGGCCGATCGACCCGGAAACGGCTCGGAACCTTGCCGCCCACGCCCCGAGTTTCACCCGGATCCTCGTTCACCCCGAAACGGGGGCCGTACTCAGCGTCGGGCGTGACCGGTACCGGCCGCCCAGACACCTTCAGGACTGGGTCAGGATCACCAATCCCACCTGCGTTCACCCGGGTTGTAACCGCTCAGCCTGGTCCTGCGAACTCGACCACAGCCAGCCCTGGGCCCATGGCGGAACCACTGAACTGGCCAACCTCGCACCCCGCTGCAAACTCCACCACACACTCAAAACCGACGGCATCTGGACCATCACTCCAACCCGGTCAGGACCACCCCACACCACCTCATTGGCCGGCAAAACCTACACCACCCTCCCCGAACCACCCCCGCCCTTCTAGGCGCGCGGAAGGTGACTAGGTGGGCGGTTCTGAAGAGCGAGCGGCAGGTGAGCCGCTCCCACGCGCCCGGAGTGCCGAAGCGGAGCCCGCGCGGGGATCACGTCAAGCGCGCTTGTGCGGGTTGAGGCGGTGAGTTCAGGCGGTGAGGCCGAGCAGGCTCATACGGCGGGAATGGTTGCGGGTCAGCTGGGCGAAGAGCTGCGCTGTCTCACGTTCATGGTCGGCTGTCTCCCCAGCGAACAGGAGGCCACCGAGGAACTGCCGTTCGATGCCGACCCGCTGGGCCTGCGTGAGCGCTTCGCCCACAAGCCTCCTCCCCCACAGGGCCAGCCTTGA of Arthrobacter sp. JZ12 contains these proteins:
- a CDS encoding thiazole synthase, whose protein sequence is MGTGGAPSVDGLGEALAASGTELTTVAMRRYTPQAGASLFQLLEGQGMRILPNTAGCFTAREAVLTAELGREALETNWVKLEVIADEQTLLPDAVELVEATEQLVGRGFTVFAYTNDDPVLALRLEQLGAAAVMPLGAPIGTGLGILNPHNIELIVSRASVPVVLDAGIGTASDAALAMELGCDAVLLATAVTRAQDPVAMASAFRHAVIAGRLAARAGRIPKREHALASSSFEGRADL
- the thiS gene encoding sulfur carrier protein ThiS, producing the protein MSTQQVQAARTVTVNGETLSTAAADLLQLVAEHTGRPLAPSGQPADGARLGVAVAVNATVVPRSQWAGLQLADGDDIELVTAVQGG
- the thiO gene encoding glycine oxidase ThiO; its protein translation is METEVDVAVVGGGIVGLGIAWEALRRGLTAVVIDPAPATGATHAAAGMIAPASELHYREEHLLQLTLDSAARYPEFLASLEWTGIDPEYRGTGTVVLAVDAADRQSLADLREVQKLHGLDVEQLPVREVRRSEPLIGPAPTGAFRAAGDHQVDPRKLAESLLVAVRARGQVIGMRATALQRSGTTVTGVMLDDGSAVRARSTVVANGLDAATLEGLPVPLPLRPVYGDILRLRVPTTLRPLLNATVRGLVRGHAVYVVPREDGTVVIGATMREDGSGAVSAGGVYQLLRDAQQLIPAVAELELEEVLCRARPGTPDNAPLMGCVPGNDGLIVATGFFRHGVLLTPAAAAACIDLAEGKPLPAGHERYRPDRFQKGSV
- the thiE gene encoding thiamine phosphate synthase; protein product: MQTSAARLYLCTDSRPQQNDFADFVDAAFAGGVDIIQLRDKNLEAAEELEVLEVLRAAAVAHGKLWAVNDRADIAAASGAPVLHVGQRDLPPGIARPFLHDGGILGLSTHSPVEAAAAAANPNVDYFCVGPLWATPTKPGRAAVGLELVQEAARLEQAHEAEGRALKPWFAIGGIDQQNIGDVIEAGASRVVVVRAITEATDPKAAAQALRAELPA
- a CDS encoding HNH endonuclease signature motif containing protein is translated as MAQATATKDLRSDGAASLEPARIAVGSGARESDARGEASARCSCGRPYLCTGLFCPGPPRYCNGFELDSTTDEEERARVEAAEPETLMRMLATSNPWLQGLPDALDLLLAADRLESWVAAQKVALTAQVFRQVDGHEAGRTGEEHPPGTHPLAAEEIAPLLRVPGRTAHRMLRNSLRLADDLPATWEALEAGSITTAQARVIVEESSFIPAHAVPHFEETILETAAMLTPPKLARRCRRLREELHPDSIVERANRARKARDVTVQPDQDGMAWLSAYLPAEQAVGIFNRVDTAARSLQGPEEHRTLAQLRADVFTDVLTHTCTGNPEKGTGYRGIGASVYVTVPVMTLLGHRRQDWQHAKAENPDNAANRNGATTDDTPPSVEGCANGLLDGHGPIDPETARNLAAHAPSFTRILVHPETGAVLSVGRDRYRPPRHLQDWVRITNPTCVHPGCNRSAWSCELDHSQPWAHGGTTELANLAPRCKLHHTLKTDGIWTITPTRSGPPHTTSLAGKTYTTLPEPPPPF